From a region of the Lactuca sativa cultivar Salinas chromosome 4, Lsat_Salinas_v11, whole genome shotgun sequence genome:
- the LOC111877146 gene encoding uncharacterized protein LOC111877146 yields MRRGEAKWCDKCKKKHYGKCDGKVICLKCRRLGHYANECTFNKKVCYGCNEEGHISRDWPEKKEVARPNVPPKPKVKAFQMMLEVAKEAADVASGTLLVNELPANILFDSRANYSFVSHKFGGKLALHVEKLNNTLVVEVVSGKFIPVSDRIKNIVIDLNGNEFHEELLSI; encoded by the coding sequence ATGAGGAggggcgaagcgaaatggtgtgacaaatgcaagaagaagcactatgGGAAATGTGATGGAAAAGTCATATGTTTGAAGTGTAGAAGGcttgggcactatgccaacgagtGCACGTTCAATAAAAAGGTTTGTTATGGGTGCAATGAGGAAGGTCACATCTCGAGGGACTGGCCAGAGAAAAAGGAGGTAGCAAGACCCAAtgttccaccaaagccgaaggtgaAAGCCTTCCAAATGATGCTTGAAGTTGCGAAGGAGGCCGCAGATGTCGCTTCAGGAACCCTTCTTGTAAATGAATTACctgccaatatactatttgaCTCACGAGCAAACTACTCCTTTgtatcgcataaatttggtgggaaactaGCATTGCATGTAGAAAAACTTAATAATACCCTAGTTGTGGAAGTTGTTAGTGGCAAGTTCATACCTGTTAGTGATCGTATTAAGAACATCGTCATCGACTTAAATGGAAATGAATTCCACGAAGAGTTGTTGTCCATATAG